The genome window TTCATCGGGAAGTTTCGTTCCTGAATTGGAAAAGAATTTTATTCCGTTAAACTGGTATGGGTTATGGGAGGCGGAAATAACAATGCCTGCGAGGGAGTTTGTGGACTGGGTTAGGTAGGAGATGGCTGGCGTGGTGATTACCCCAGAGTCCCAAACGTCAACTCCTTTTTTGATTAGTCCCTTTGCCAGGCTATCAAAAATCATCTGGCCGGATTCTCTGGTATCACGGCCTATAATGATAGCTGGTTTGGAAGAAGGAAGAAAATGGCGGGTCAGGATTTCTGCAGAGACGATGCCAATTTTTTCTACGAACTCAGGAGTGAGAGGATACTTGCCGGCAATACCCCGAATTCCATCGGTACCAAATAGCCTTTCCATAAGCTCTTCCTGAAACTACTTTCCCAGGTACTTGACATAGTACCACAAGAAAATTGCTAAAAGTACGGCTATAATCTTTATTCCTAAGTTCTCTTTAAATTTTTTTATCATTTGAATCGGTGATGAATTAGATTTGAATGAACTCCTCTTTTGCTTCTTCCAGTTTCGCCTTATACAGTTGAGTTATCTCGGAGTGCAATTCTTTTATATCTATTTTCCTTTCCAATTTTCCATTGCGCGCCAGGGAAATGTCGCCAGTCTCCTCGGAAACTACTATTGCCCAGGCATCGGAGACTTCGGTAATGCCGATTGCTGCCCTGTGCCGGGTGCCAAGAATTTTGGTCACCCCGGGCTCATGAGTTAGAGGTAAGACGCATCCGGCAGCAATGAGTC of bacterium contains these proteins:
- the glmM gene encoding phosphoglucosamine mutase (catalyzes the conversion of glucosamine-6-phosphate to glucosamine-1-phosphate) is translated as MERLFGTDGIRGIAGKYPLTPEFVEKIGIVSAEILTRHFLPSSKPAIIIGRDTRESGQMIFDSLAKGLIKKGVDVWDSGVITTPAISYLTQSTNSLAGIVISASHNPYQFNGIKFFSNSGTKLPDE